From one Anaerococcus prevotii DSM 20548 genomic stretch:
- the mnmE gene encoding tRNA uridine-5-carboxymethylaminomethyl(34) synthesis GTPase MnmE, with product MEERTIAAISTPSGTGGISIVRMSGSKSFDIISRVFSPINGKELDKDKDNRKMRYGVIKDRKGETIDEVMVCFMKGPFTYTREDICEINCHGSFVSVKKILNLLLDEGCDMAEGGEFTKRAFLNGRIDLSQAEAVLDIINSTNDLSQKESIHQLQGSVKEKISSIRQDLLDALSRLEYSINFTEDGEDLSPDEIISYMEKAKATIDKLLNTSNKGKILRDGINTTIIGKPNVGKSSLLNKMLKENRAIVTDVPGTTRDLITEYISFGDFTLKINDTAGIRETDDLVEKIGVDKSIELIDESDLIIAIFDTSRPFDKEDEKIIDLIKGRNAIIILNKADLEDKFFHDFDQVTIKTSMAQDEGIDKLEEAITEMFNTKDIKRESVLITNTRHERLLKEASNKLSESLVDIKRGIPLDACEVDLRGAYDDLGFIIGEAVSDEIMDKVFKEFCVGK from the coding sequence ATGGAAGAAAGAACAATTGCTGCAATATCTACTCCATCCGGGACTGGTGGTATATCCATAGTCAGGATGAGTGGAAGTAAGTCTTTTGATATTATCAGTCGAGTGTTTAGTCCTATAAATGGAAAGGAGCTTGACAAGGATAAGGATAATCGAAAGATGCGCTATGGAGTTATTAAAGACAGGAAAGGCGAGACAATCGATGAGGTGATGGTCTGCTTTATGAAGGGACCATTTACCTATACCAGGGAAGATATTTGTGAGATTAACTGCCACGGGTCATTTGTTTCGGTCAAAAAAATCTTAAATCTCTTGCTAGATGAGGGCTGCGATATGGCAGAAGGGGGAGAGTTTACTAAAAGAGCCTTCCTCAATGGAAGAATCGACTTATCCCAGGCGGAAGCTGTCCTAGATATAATAAATTCTACCAACGATCTTAGCCAAAAGGAAAGTATTCACCAATTACAAGGTTCTGTCAAAGAAAAAATCTCATCAATCAGACAAGATCTCTTAGATGCCCTTTCAAGATTAGAATATTCTATTAATTTTACAGAAGATGGAGAAGATCTCTCACCAGATGAGATAATTTCTTATATGGAAAAGGCTAAAGCTACTATAGATAAGCTTTTAAACACCTCTAATAAAGGAAAAATCCTTAGAGATGGAATAAATACAACTATTATAGGAAAACCAAATGTAGGAAAATCTTCCTTACTAAACAAAATGCTGAAGGAAAATCGCGCTATAGTTACAGATGTTCCAGGTACGACTAGGGACCTTATTACAGAATATATTTCTTTTGGTGATTTCACCCTAAAAATCAATGATACGGCTGGTATTAGAGAAACTGATGACTTGGTCGAGAAGATTGGAGTGGATAAGTCTATAGAACTTATTGACGAATCTGATCTAATAATAGCGATCTTTGATACATCTAGACCTTTTGATAAGGAAGATGAGAAAATCATAGACTTAATCAAGGGAAGGAATGCTATCATAATCCTAAACAAGGCTGACCTTGAAGATAAATTCTTTCATGATTTCGATCAAGTTACGATAAAGACTTCTATGGCCCAGGATGAAGGAATTGATAAGCTAGAAGAAGCAATAACTGAGATGTTTAATACCAAAGATATAAAAAGGGAGTCTGTTCTAATAACAAATACCCGTCACGAGAGACTCTTGAAAGAAGCTTCTAATAAATTAAGTGAGTCTCTAGTAGATATTAAAAGAGGAATTCCGCTTGATGCTTGTGAGGTCGATCTAAGGGGAGCCTATGATGATTTAGGATTTATAATCGGAGAAGCTGTTTCGGATGAAATAATGGATAAAGTATTTAAGGAGTTTTGCGTTGGAAAATAA
- a CDS encoding Na/Pi cotransporter family protein, with amino-acid sequence MQLQSLSSLQWNLIAGGLAIFLFGISLMGDALTNFAGPKLRGYVEKYTSNPIMGVLVGIVITGLIQSSSATTVIAISFVRAGVMSLEQAIGVILGANIGTTVTSILIGFDLGYLSYFIALLGVLFTMFSAKRKNKYIGEILVGFGLLFIGLEMMGSSLSELSKIDGFEKAVANMARNPIIAVIAGAGLTALIQSSSAFIGITQSLFASGAIDLKLALALMFGANIGTCITAVLASLGGSLSSRRTSTFHVFFNVLISVIFLIFLDPYESLVRTIADFLGTNKLMTIAVGHFTFNFIGMILFLPLIKYIGKFLRKLIPGKDSIFSDLGDIELDNKLIETFPLAALDQIKAAILKESKVALETIKQTKLYLLEKDRKYLETANQAESIVNDMDTKIQAYLLAIAQNSGPMDLEVEVQNYLQIQINVERISDLAQNLGEYYEEIYESNASYNEEALSDLEDIYDLVINNFVNAIEVFDSKDQAVFRRLGEDEAALDLMETTLRKAHYKRLANGEDMTSIASYVFNDILSTMERTGDHAYNIARLTMDPVKVHTDNHSKFDQVSHETF; translated from the coding sequence ATGCAACTACAATCATTAAGCTCTCTACAATGGAATCTCATAGCAGGAGGTCTAGCCATATTCCTATTTGGTATTTCCCTCATGGGAGATGCTTTAACGAACTTTGCAGGACCTAAGCTAAGAGGATATGTAGAGAAATATACTTCCAATCCGATAATGGGAGTTTTAGTTGGTATAGTCATAACTGGTTTAATCCAATCCTCATCAGCGACGACAGTTATAGCCATAAGTTTTGTAAGAGCAGGAGTTATGAGTCTCGAACAGGCTATAGGTGTCATTTTGGGTGCAAATATTGGTACAACCGTTACATCTATATTGATTGGTTTCGATTTAGGATATCTATCGTATTTCATCGCCCTATTAGGCGTACTTTTTACGATGTTTTCAGCGAAAAGAAAAAATAAATATATCGGAGAAATTCTAGTAGGATTCGGCCTACTATTTATAGGACTTGAAATGATGGGATCATCCCTATCAGAGTTAAGTAAAATAGACGGTTTTGAAAAAGCAGTAGCTAATATGGCTAGAAACCCAATAATAGCAGTAATCGCCGGAGCAGGACTTACAGCCTTGATCCAATCATCATCTGCCTTTATCGGTATTACTCAGTCCTTATTTGCTTCAGGGGCCATAGACTTAAAGCTTGCCCTAGCACTTATGTTTGGTGCAAATATAGGTACATGTATAACTGCAGTCTTAGCCTCACTTGGTGGATCACTATCCTCTAGAAGAACATCAACTTTCCATGTATTCTTTAATGTGCTCATATCAGTAATATTTTTGATCTTCTTAGACCCTTACGAAAGCCTAGTAAGAACAATAGCGGATTTCTTGGGAACAAACAAGTTGATGACAATAGCAGTGGGCCACTTTACCTTTAACTTTATAGGTATGATTTTATTCCTACCTCTTATCAAGTATATAGGTAAGTTCTTGAGAAAGCTTATCCCAGGTAAGGATTCAATATTCTCTGATCTCGGAGATATAGAGCTAGATAATAAGCTAATAGAAACTTTCCCTTTGGCTGCTCTTGATCAAATAAAGGCTGCGATTCTTAAGGAATCTAAGGTTGCCCTAGAGACAATAAAGCAAACAAAGCTTTACTTATTAGAAAAAGATAGAAAATATTTAGAAACTGCTAACCAAGCAGAGTCTATTGTAAATGATATGGATACCAAAATCCAAGCCTATCTTTTAGCTATAGCCCAAAACTCTGGGCCAATGGATTTGGAAGTTGAAGTTCAAAACTACTTACAGATTCAAATAAATGTAGAAAGAATCTCAGACCTTGCTCAAAATTTGGGTGAGTACTATGAAGAAATATATGAATCTAACGCAAGTTATAACGAAGAAGCCTTGTCAGACTTGGAAGACATATATGATTTAGTAATCAATAACTTTGTTAACGCTATAGAAGTTTTTGATAGCAAAGACCAAGCCGTATTTAGAAGACTCGGCGAAGACGAGGCAGCTCTTGACCTTATGGAGACCACACTAAGAAAGGCCCACTACAAGAGACTTGCCAATGGTGAAGATATGACAAGTATAGCTTCATATGTATTTAACGACATCTTATCGACCATGGAAAGAACCGGAGACCATGCTTATAACATCGCAAGACTAACCATGGATCCTGTTAAAGTCCATACAGATAACCACTCTAAATTCGATCAAGTTTCACATGAAACATTTTAA
- the jag gene encoding RNA-binding cell elongation regulator Jag/EloR — protein MKKSIIKSAKTKEKAIELALEEIGKSRDEVEVEIIEEESTGFLGLIGSKDAVVRVSYEEDIKEALSNLEREIEDTKFTANEDDSEEEIIDNKEEFPEVTENKEEELEVEEKTEPVDYGRAKQKADIDKFYEAKDLLEKILLAMHFEDVTVIGNLEDNIIKLEAKVSEKDTGIAIGKAGSTLDAIELIIRKAIDSRRNNVRINIDINSYKKRRDEKIIDLAADTARKVQRSKKSWNLRYMNSYERRLAHEEISKYPNVSSHSEGTDPKRYVVVDYVE, from the coding sequence ATGAAAAAGTCAATAATTAAAAGCGCCAAAACTAAAGAGAAGGCTATAGAGCTTGCTCTAGAAGAAATTGGCAAGAGTCGAGATGAAGTAGAAGTTGAGATTATTGAAGAAGAATCTACTGGATTTTTAGGTCTTATTGGAAGTAAGGATGCAGTAGTAAGAGTAAGCTACGAAGAAGACATCAAAGAAGCTTTATCTAATCTTGAAAGAGAGATCGAAGATACTAAATTCACAGCAAATGAAGACGATAGCGAAGAAGAAATCATAGACAACAAAGAAGAATTTCCTGAAGTTACAGAAAACAAAGAAGAAGAATTAGAAGTAGAAGAAAAGACAGAGCCTGTTGATTACGGAAGAGCCAAGCAAAAGGCTGATATAGACAAGTTCTATGAGGCAAAGGACCTATTAGAGAAAATCCTTCTAGCTATGCATTTCGAAGATGTTACTGTTATAGGAAATCTAGAAGATAATATCATAAAGCTTGAAGCCAAAGTTTCTGAGAAAGATACAGGAATTGCTATAGGTAAGGCCGGTTCGACCCTAGATGCGATTGAACTTATTATAAGAAAAGCTATAGATTCAAGAAGAAACAATGTTAGAATTAATATTGATATTAACTCATACAAGAAGAGAAGAGATGAGAAAATAATAGACCTTGCTGCAGATACTGCTAGGAAAGTTCAAAGAAGTAAGAAATCTTGGAATTTAAGATATATGAATTCCTACGAGAGAAGACTTGCCCACGAAGAGATAAGTAAATATCCAAATGTATCAAGTCACTCTGAAGGAACTGATCCTAAAAGATATGTTGTAGTTGACTATGTAGAATAA